A genome region from Thermococcus onnurineus NA1 includes the following:
- a CDS encoding MnhB domain-containing protein has protein sequence MKKLIPLVIILVAILGLAYYIAPKLPQQTDVRPLGEFYLQNSYFGDYSARSPEVVTSILWDYRGVDTLFETAVFFLAIIGSLTLFRLNKRQEKAAKQKTEEFTGGLTIVVKSVTKIIVVMILAVSASIALHGHLTPGGGFQGGSALAVAPLLIIAAYSKYTLEENGLDKTRALILRSIGLLGIALVALVPLLSGGFIMQNQPVFPAEIDSQLIGGSLIYYNFFEFLAVGAGFTAVFLLLAIPESIFKRFLRGDVDE, from the coding sequence ATGAAAAAGCTAATCCCACTTGTAATCATACTTGTGGCAATATTGGGATTGGCTTATTATATTGCTCCAAAACTCCCCCAGCAAACTGATGTAAGACCTCTAGGTGAGTTTTACCTCCAGAATAGTTATTTCGGGGATTACTCGGCTAGAAGTCCAGAGGTCGTCACCTCAATCTTGTGGGACTATCGTGGTGTTGATACACTCTTTGAGACTGCGGTATTCTTCCTTGCGATTATTGGAAGCCTAACTCTCTTTAGGCTAAATAAAAGACAGGAAAAGGCAGCAAAGCAGAAGACAGAGGAATTCACAGGAGGTCTTACCATAGTAGTCAAATCAGTTACGAAAATTATTGTCGTCATGATCCTTGCGGTTTCGGCTTCGATAGCCCTGCACGGTCACTTAACGCCCGGTGGTGGCTTCCAGGGCGGCTCTGCTCTCGCGGTCGCTCCGCTCCTTATAATAGCAGCATACTCAAAATATACCCTAGAAGAAAATGGCTTGGACAAGACGAGGGCATTAATTCTGCGTTCTATTGGACTCCTGGGAATAGCGTTAGTGGCGTTAGTTCCACTCCTTAGCGGAGGCTTCATCATGCAGAATCAGCCAGTATTTCCCGCAGAGATCGACAGCCAGCTTATTGGCGGTTCACTGATTTACTACAACTTCTTCGAATTCCTAGCAGTTGGAGCCGGCTTCACTGCAGTATTCCTCCTACTAGCAATCCCAGAAAGCATATTTAAGCGCTTTTTACGGGGGGATGTGGATGAGTAG
- a CDS encoding ATP-binding protein, with translation MKILVAGKGGVGKTTTTALLAHIIADKGYNVLTLDTDSVPNLAQSLGVPYDEALDIVPLSRNEELAQERTGAKPGSGWGVLFSLTPKVDDLVDMYGIRIKPNLSLVVVGSTEQPKEGCLCPSIALAKAFLNHVLLREKDIVIVDSEAGAEVFGRGLAEKFDVMLCVAEPTLKSLTIAKKLLKMGEELNISNLMLIINKVHDSMEAAKLYSRVFSDYLVPYHLVHFDTSVIKADNEGLGVNSIPRDSRIYRDVESLANKLLSMKKRSKVV, from the coding sequence ATGAAAATACTAGTAGCTGGAAAAGGAGGGGTTGGCAAGACAACAACAACAGCATTACTCGCCCATATAATCGCCGACAAAGGCTACAATGTACTGACCCTTGATACAGACTCCGTTCCAAACCTTGCTCAAAGCCTTGGTGTCCCATATGATGAGGCATTAGATATCGTTCCACTCTCGCGGAACGAGGAGCTTGCCCAAGAGAGAACGGGAGCAAAACCTGGTTCCGGTTGGGGGGTACTGTTCTCCCTCACACCGAAAGTTGACGACTTAGTGGACATGTACGGAATAAGGATAAAACCGAATCTAAGTCTCGTCGTGGTCGGGAGTACAGAACAGCCAAAGGAAGGCTGTCTGTGTCCGTCGATAGCACTCGCCAAAGCATTCCTGAATCATGTCCTTCTAAGAGAGAAGGACATTGTAATAGTTGATAGTGAGGCTGGTGCAGAGGTGTTCGGTAGAGGTCTAGCGGAAAAATTCGATGTTATGCTTTGTGTTGCGGAACCAACACTTAAATCGCTCACCATAGCCAAGAAACTTCTCAAAATGGGTGAGGAGCTCAACATTTCGAACTTAATGCTCATAATTAACAAAGTACACGATTCCATGGAAGCCGCTAAGCTCTATTCACGTGTCTTCTCTGACTATCTGGTTCCCTATCACCTGGTGCATTTTGACACGTCCGTAATTAAAGCTGACAATGAAGGTCTGGGTGTCAATTCCATACCAAGAGATTCTAGGATTTACCGTGATGTTGAATCTCTTGCAAATAAACTTCTGAGCATGAAAAAACGCTCAAAGGTGGTATGA
- a CDS encoding respiratory chain complex I subunit 1 family protein, giving the protein MNAVYAALNLIFIVLFAPLLDGIERKVKARLQSRQGPPLIQTWLDLLKLFRRPNVRPRESVRWLFEPAPAIALVSVLAASLFIPSLLPGSLDTWGDIIAFIYLSTLSAVAIALGAFSTGSPYAQIGSHREVSIIMAEEFSLAFIVAALAASSGGLSFSRLFPLQLKVSTITGALAFAVMAYVAGARIPFDVAEAEPEIVEGPFIEFSGKGLGMLKLSIYVKRLLLTTILLNFFLPQDGTVRVLVYVIGLVIISVVYASIEAHYGRFRTKDAARFLKRFAIVGILSWILGVVGW; this is encoded by the coding sequence ATGAATGCAGTTTATGCTGCCCTCAATCTAATCTTCATAGTACTCTTTGCTCCGTTATTAGACGGAATCGAGAGGAAAGTCAAAGCAAGACTTCAGTCAAGACAAGGGCCGCCGTTAATCCAGACGTGGCTTGATTTATTAAAGCTCTTCAGAAGGCCAAACGTCAGGCCTAGGGAGTCCGTAAGATGGCTGTTCGAACCAGCACCAGCAATAGCGCTTGTATCTGTATTGGCGGCGTCCCTGTTCATCCCATCACTGCTTCCTGGCTCTTTAGACACATGGGGGGATATAATCGCCTTCATATACCTCTCAACGCTCTCAGCCGTCGCCATAGCTCTCGGAGCGTTCTCAACTGGAAGTCCATATGCCCAAATAGGATCCCACAGAGAAGTTTCAATCATAATGGCAGAGGAATTCTCCTTGGCTTTTATAGTGGCCGCACTCGCAGCATCCAGTGGAGGTCTCTCGTTCTCGCGACTTTTCCCCCTCCAACTAAAAGTATCTACCATAACAGGTGCTCTGGCATTCGCAGTTATGGCATACGTCGCGGGAGCCAGAATCCCATTTGACGTCGCTGAAGCCGAACCAGAGATAGTCGAGGGTCCCTTCATAGAGTTCAGCGGGAAAGGCCTGGGAATGTTAAAGCTCTCAATCTACGTGAAACGGCTACTTCTCACCACGATACTCCTGAACTTCTTCCTACCCCAAGATGGCACAGTGAGAGTACTAGTCTACGTCATTGGACTAGTCATCATATCAGTTGTTTACGCGTCAATTGAAGCCCACTATGGAAGATTCAGGACTAAAGACGCCGCCAGATTCCTCAAGCGTTTTGCAATAGTTGGAATCCTAAGTTGGATTTTGGGAGTGGTGGGGTGGTAA
- a CDS encoding 4Fe-4S binding protein: protein MGRLKLLGKAISIGSVTEKYPFAPIDVPDDYRGKPVINEETCIGCGACANACLPKQLEFSQTRLGASELSIFSLGDVYSVVVAKTYVPWVR from the coding sequence ATGGGGAGGCTGAAACTACTGGGCAAGGCCATTTCCATAGGTAGTGTCACAGAAAAATATCCTTTCGCTCCGATTGACGTTCCAGATGATTACAGAGGAAAACCAGTTATCAACGAGGAAACATGCATAGGTTGCGGTGCCTGCGCTAACGCCTGCCTCCCCAAGCAATTAGAGTTTTCACAGACGAGGCTAGGGGCATCAGAGTTGTCCATCTTTTCATTGGGAGATGTATATTCTGTGGTCGTTGCCAAGACGTATGTCCCGTGGGTGCGATAA
- the mnhG gene encoding monovalent cation/H(+) antiporter subunit G, giving the protein MSEVLFYLGAIMIIIGGICDLFGAIGLLRFPNFYVRLHAATVGTIGGAVVPLFGVGFLALGSNFLPHKYAIAGASFVTGIIVLLAAPAGAHALAYAAHKAKLVQWNPKCDHLTEVKKHD; this is encoded by the coding sequence ATGAGTGAGGTGCTGTTCTACCTCGGAGCCATCATGATAATCATCGGCGGCATCTGCGACCTCTTTGGGGCCATAGGCCTACTCCGCTTCCCCAACTTCTACGTCAGGCTACACGCTGCAACTGTTGGAACTATCGGGGGTGCAGTAGTGCCGTTATTCGGTGTCGGATTTTTAGCATTGGGTAGCAATTTCCTTCCCCACAAGTATGCCATAGCAGGAGCTAGTTTCGTCACGGGGATAATAGTGCTTCTGGCAGCGCCTGCCGGTGCCCATGCCTTAGCGTACGCCGCTCACAAAGCTAAGCTCGTCCAATGGAACCCCAAGTGCGACCACTTAACAGAGGTGAAGAAGCATGATTGA
- a CDS encoding hydrogenase subunit MbhD domain-containing protein: MIEVHLLMLAITTIIGLIFSYLAIIEKDLLRAIGFSAVQAIAYAIAFYILMAPDIVLAYVAIAVGIYSALLVFVVSKTGRYEVV; the protein is encoded by the coding sequence ATGATTGAAGTGCACTTACTAATGCTGGCAATTACAACAATCATCGGATTAATATTCTCATACTTGGCAATTATTGAAAAAGACCTGCTTAGAGCCATTGGCTTTTCGGCAGTCCAAGCAATTGCCTATGCAATCGCATTTTACATCCTAATGGCACCAGACATTGTCCTGGCCTACGTTGCTATAGCGGTTGGAATATATTCAGCACTCCTGGTTTTCGTTGTGAGTAAAACAGGGAGATACGAGGTGGTGTAA
- a CDS encoding proton-conducting transporter transmembrane domain-containing protein, which translates to MEVIFLFIVIILSVASFIGVFSRSAILTKLVNALSALGSLTIAYAGIVGLKESVELNITLLHLKSDSIINAFSTLTLKVDPLSGFFMIILGILGFCTSVYGIAYLDMYKGDKRLYAFNYPLFLLFMFLVLVSWNLLWFVVFWELMTLFSQFLVAFERNEKTLIATLKYFCMTKAAADFMLIAIVLVLITISGGGDYDILSSQLVNYFRSHPLEMYLVSAGFMIGLGVKAALVPFHVWLPDAYVEAPSNVSSLLSGAMEKMPVYMMFRFFLSFTPLTPNIGLLIALFGTLTLFFGTMYALKQTDSKRLLAYHSVGQIGYVVFALGAGIYLLSKGYTTFGALALMASLFHALNHAFFKGLLFLTAGSILYRTGSRDLDHLGGLARFMPITAFAALIGSLSIAGMPPFNGFVSKWMIYVSTLPTPTLVSLFGALALFISAVTTASFVKYFTSIFVRPPAKEITVKEVPVSMWASQLILAVLCVIFGVYPALPLEAISKAVDSVGVTTPSITVFPGLIVSDGIGNIAPLALLVFSGALTAVLLAIFPYKISLPVWTTGTRRSLAMRLPASSYYASFEEEFEDVYSWGEWCVCTTKRLWDATKAVLSNFEEVSFDLDKMMTGAWLMLLILLTILGGVLL; encoded by the coding sequence ATGGAGGTAATTTTTCTTTTTATTGTCATTATTCTGTCAGTTGCATCTTTCATTGGAGTCTTTTCGAGGAGCGCAATTTTAACGAAGTTAGTAAATGCTCTCTCCGCTCTTGGCTCATTGACAATAGCCTATGCCGGGATTGTAGGTCTTAAAGAGAGCGTTGAATTAAATATCACTCTGTTACATCTGAAATCGGATTCCATTATCAATGCGTTCTCAACTCTAACACTCAAAGTCGACCCGCTGTCAGGCTTTTTCATGATAATACTCGGAATTCTGGGCTTCTGTACATCGGTTTATGGTATTGCATACTTAGACATGTATAAAGGAGACAAGAGACTATATGCCTTCAACTATCCCCTCTTCCTGCTCTTCATGTTCCTTGTTCTCGTCTCATGGAATCTCTTGTGGTTCGTTGTGTTTTGGGAACTGATGACTCTCTTCTCCCAGTTCCTGGTAGCGTTTGAAAGGAACGAGAAGACTCTCATTGCGACCCTCAAGTACTTCTGCATGACTAAAGCCGCAGCAGACTTTATGCTGATAGCCATAGTATTGGTACTCATAACAATCTCTGGCGGAGGTGATTACGATATCCTCTCGTCCCAGCTCGTAAACTATTTCCGCTCTCATCCTCTGGAGATGTATCTTGTAAGTGCTGGATTCATGATCGGACTTGGTGTCAAGGCCGCCCTTGTGCCGTTCCACGTATGGCTTCCAGACGCATACGTGGAGGCACCAAGTAACGTCTCGTCATTGCTCAGTGGGGCCATGGAAAAAATGCCAGTGTATATGATGTTCCGCTTTTTCCTGAGTTTCACCCCACTAACCCCTAATATTGGTCTACTCATAGCACTGTTCGGAACATTAACCCTGTTTTTTGGTACGATGTACGCACTAAAGCAAACAGACTCAAAGCGCCTACTGGCCTACCATAGTGTCGGCCAGATAGGTTACGTTGTCTTTGCCCTTGGGGCAGGGATATATCTCCTTTCCAAGGGGTACACCACATTCGGAGCTCTTGCCCTTATGGCATCCCTATTCCACGCTCTCAACCATGCATTCTTCAAGGGACTGCTCTTCCTAACAGCAGGCTCGATCCTTTATAGAACTGGAAGCAGGGATTTGGACCACTTGGGAGGACTAGCGAGATTTATGCCGATAACGGCATTTGCTGCACTGATAGGTTCTCTTTCCATAGCTGGGATGCCACCATTCAACGGCTTTGTTAGCAAGTGGATGATATACGTTTCAACACTTCCGACTCCGACTCTCGTTTCCCTGTTTGGGGCCCTAGCACTATTCATAAGCGCTGTAACAACCGCATCTTTCGTTAAGTACTTCACTTCCATCTTTGTAAGACCGCCTGCCAAGGAGATAACGGTCAAAGAAGTCCCAGTATCAATGTGGGCGTCCCAGTTGATTCTCGCAGTTCTTTGTGTAATTTTTGGTGTTTATCCAGCATTGCCACTGGAAGCAATCTCAAAAGCGGTTGACTCAGTAGGCGTGACCACTCCATCAATCACGGTCTTTCCCGGTCTCATAGTGTCCGACGGTATTGGAAACATAGCTCCTCTGGCTCTCCTGGTATTCTCCGGAGCTCTGACCGCAGTGTTACTAGCCATTTTCCCATACAAAATCAGTCTTCCGGTGTGGACAACTGGCACGAGACGGTCCCTGGCCATGAGGCTTCCAGCGAGCTCATACTATGCCTCCTTTGAGGAAGAATTCGAGGATGTTTATAGCTGGGGAGAATGGTGTGTATGTACCACGAAAAGACTATGGGACGCCACAAAAGCCGTCTTGTCCAACTTTGAGGAAGTATCCTTCGACTTGGACAAGATGATGACTGGAGCTTGGCTAATGCTCCTTATACTCCTTACAATACTCGGGGGTGTTCTGTTATGA
- the cooS gene encoding anaerobic carbon-monoxide dehydrogenase catalytic subunit yields the protein MAGKKVPSKQVSITPGVGKLIEKAEEDGVKTAWHRFLEQQPQCGFGLLGVCCKNCTMGPCRIDPFGVGPTKGVCGADADTIVARNIVRMIAAGTAGHSDHSRDVVHVFKGIAEGKFKDYKLTDVEKLKELAKILGVETEGKSENEIALEVAHILEMEFGKQDEEPVRLLAATAPKKRIKVWEKLGVLPRAIDREICLSMHRTHIGCDADPASLLLHGVRTALADGWCGSMMATYLSDILFGTPKPIKSLANLGVLKEDMVNIIVHGHNPILSMKIAEIAQSEEMQKLAEQYGAKGINVAGMCCTGNEVLSRMGVQVAGNFLMQELAIITGAVEAVIVDYQCLMPSLVDVASCYHTKIITTEPKARIPGAIHVEFEPEKADEIAKEIIKIAIENYKNRVPAKVYIPEHKMELVAGFSVEAILEALGGTLEPLIKALQDGTIKGIVGIVGCNNPRVKQNYGHVTLAKELIKRDILVVGTGCWGIAAAMHGLLTPEAAEMAGPGLKAVCEALGIPPCLHMGSCVDCSRILLVLSALANALNVDISDLPVAGSAPEWMSEKAVAIGTYFVASGVFTHLGVIPPVLGSQKVTKLLTDDIEDLLGGKFYVETDPVKAAETIYNVIIEKRKKLGWPI from the coding sequence ATGGCCGGAAAGAAGGTTCCCTCAAAGCAAGTCTCCATAACTCCAGGTGTTGGAAAGCTTATTGAGAAAGCCGAGGAGGATGGGGTCAAGACTGCCTGGCACAGATTTTTGGAGCAGCAGCCTCAGTGTGGATTCGGTCTCTTAGGTGTCTGCTGTAAGAACTGTACAATGGGACCATGTAGAATCGATCCGTTTGGGGTTGGCCCAACTAAGGGAGTTTGTGGTGCGGATGCAGATACAATAGTAGCAAGGAACATTGTAAGAATGATAGCGGCTGGTACTGCCGGTCACAGCGATCACTCAAGAGATGTAGTCCATGTATTCAAGGGCATTGCTGAAGGAAAGTTCAAGGACTATAAACTAACAGATGTTGAAAAGCTCAAAGAGCTGGCTAAGATTCTGGGTGTCGAAACAGAGGGCAAGAGCGAAAATGAAATTGCATTGGAAGTCGCCCACATTCTTGAGATGGAGTTCGGAAAACAGGATGAGGAGCCAGTAAGATTACTTGCAGCAACAGCACCAAAGAAGAGGATTAAGGTCTGGGAGAAGCTAGGAGTCTTACCAAGAGCCATCGACAGGGAGATATGTCTCAGTATGCACAGAACCCACATAGGCTGTGATGCAGACCCTGCAAGCCTTCTACTGCATGGTGTGAGGACTGCCCTGGCCGACGGCTGGTGCGGCTCAATGATGGCCACTTATCTGAGCGACATTCTCTTTGGAACACCAAAGCCGATAAAGTCGCTGGCGAACCTGGGAGTCTTGAAGGAAGACATGGTCAACATAATCGTTCACGGCCACAACCCGATTCTCTCCATGAAAATAGCAGAGATTGCCCAGAGTGAAGAGATGCAGAAGCTTGCAGAGCAGTACGGAGCAAAGGGAATTAACGTTGCTGGAATGTGCTGTACCGGAAACGAAGTTCTCTCAAGAATGGGAGTTCAGGTCGCTGGAAACTTCCTAATGCAAGAGCTGGCGATTATAACTGGTGCAGTTGAGGCCGTGATAGTTGACTACCAGTGCCTAATGCCCTCATTAGTTGATGTCGCTTCATGTTACCACACTAAGATAATAACTACTGAGCCAAAGGCTCGCATTCCGGGAGCAATACACGTCGAATTTGAACCTGAGAAAGCGGACGAGATCGCCAAAGAGATCATCAAGATTGCAATTGAGAACTATAAGAACAGAGTTCCGGCAAAAGTCTACATTCCAGAGCACAAGATGGAATTGGTTGCTGGATTTAGTGTCGAGGCAATACTTGAAGCCCTTGGTGGAACACTGGAGCCCCTCATAAAAGCCCTCCAGGACGGAACAATAAAGGGAATCGTCGGAATCGTTGGATGTAACAATCCAAGGGTCAAGCAGAACTACGGTCACGTCACCTTGGCCAAGGAGCTCATCAAGAGGGACATCCTGGTTGTTGGAACTGGTTGCTGGGGAATTGCTGCAGCAATGCATGGATTACTAACCCCCGAAGCAGCTGAAATGGCCGGTCCAGGGCTGAAGGCAGTATGCGAAGCGCTCGGAATTCCACCATGCCTGCACATGGGAAGCTGTGTTGACTGTTCGAGAATCCTGCTGGTCTTGAGTGCCCTTGCCAATGCTCTGAATGTTGACATTTCAGACTTGCCAGTTGCTGGCTCTGCTCCAGAATGGATGAGCGAGAAGGCAGTGGCAATAGGAACCTACTTCGTTGCAAGCGGCGTCTTCACGCACTTGGGAGTTATCCCACCAGTCCTTGGAAGCCAGAAGGTTACCAAACTCCTTACGGATGACATCGAGGATCTCCTTGGAGGGAAGTTCTACGTTGAGACAGATCCAGTGAAAGCGGCAGAAACAATATACAACGTGATAATTGAGAAGAGGAAAAAACTTGGATGGCCCATCTAA
- a CDS encoding monovalent cation/H+ antiporter complex subunit F, with protein sequence MSLEDTFIIFMKFIIPLYLLAFVIYAIRAFRGPTIPDIILAIDCMSFDIAAFMAILAVYFKSVFLISGAITLALWAYLLDIYIAKYLVSREVGA encoded by the coding sequence ATGAGCCTTGAGGACACATTCATTATCTTCATGAAGTTCATTATTCCGCTTTACCTGCTTGCATTTGTGATTTATGCAATTAGAGCTTTCAGAGGTCCAACAATACCTGACATAATACTAGCAATAGACTGCATGAGCTTCGATATCGCAGCATTCATGGCCATTCTGGCAGTCTACTTCAAAAGCGTCTTTCTGATTAGTGGTGCTATAACTCTAGCATTGTGGGCTTATCTTCTGGATATCTACATAGCCAAATACCTTGTGAGTAGAGAGGTGGGAGCATGA
- a CDS encoding hydrogenase large subunit gives MVFDILKGCKILEHNDKMTVAEVGASNIREIARALFERGYYYSSGMGVDERPINGRFAMYHIFNCDTEGRYVVLKITSPEGSPEVPSITPVIKGAEWSEREAMDMLGIVFSGHPKPERLILPDDWPEGVYPLRKDFPYNKKLPPSKPIEKEREHKKDVMEIPLGPYHPSLHEPEYFELYVKGDKVVDAEYRGFHIHRGMEKLAESRMTINQIPFLAERICGICGCTHSAAYCQAVEDAAGIYVPERAQYIRTIMLEVERIHSHLLWFGVVCHLLGFDSGFMHIWRAREYIMDIAELITGNRKTYGINIVGGVRRDITEDKKEKTLKLLDMVEKESREVLDNIAEMKELRERMEGVGVLPKKEAREIGVVGPMARSSGIDTDVRRDHPYAAYKDLDFKVPVYKEGDVFARFLVRYEEIFESFNMIRQALENMPPGELINDEYEIPPFKLGIGVTEAPRGENIHAVITWGENMIYRWHPRAATYNNLPAVPIMLRGNDVADAPLIIASIDPCFSCTDHVSIIDSESGKILWRGPLKEGVRRV, from the coding sequence ATGGTATTTGATATCCTCAAAGGATGTAAAATACTGGAGCACAATGATAAGATGACAGTCGCCGAGGTCGGCGCCAGCAATATACGGGAGATTGCAAGGGCGTTATTCGAGAGGGGTTATTACTACTCTAGTGGCATGGGAGTAGACGAACGGCCCATAAACGGGAGGTTTGCAATGTACCACATATTCAACTGCGATACAGAGGGAAGATATGTGGTTCTCAAGATAACATCCCCCGAAGGGAGCCCTGAGGTACCGTCAATAACCCCTGTTATCAAGGGTGCTGAATGGTCAGAGAGAGAAGCCATGGACATGCTCGGCATAGTTTTCAGTGGGCATCCAAAGCCCGAAAGGCTTATTCTACCGGACGATTGGCCAGAAGGAGTCTATCCCTTGAGAAAAGACTTTCCTTACAACAAAAAGCTTCCACCGTCAAAACCCATAGAAAAAGAAAGGGAGCACAAAAAAGACGTCATGGAGATACCCCTGGGACCATATCATCCCTCCCTTCACGAACCAGAGTATTTTGAGCTCTATGTTAAAGGAGACAAAGTCGTAGATGCGGAATACAGGGGATTTCACATCCATAGGGGAATGGAGAAGCTTGCTGAATCACGAATGACAATAAACCAAATCCCATTCCTCGCGGAGAGGATATGTGGAATCTGTGGTTGCACCCATTCCGCCGCATACTGTCAGGCAGTTGAGGATGCTGCTGGCATCTACGTTCCGGAGAGAGCACAGTATATAAGGACAATAATGCTTGAGGTAGAGAGAATTCACAGCCACCTCCTTTGGTTCGGGGTTGTATGCCATCTTCTCGGCTTTGACAGCGGCTTCATGCACATCTGGAGGGCTAGAGAATACATAATGGACATAGCAGAGCTCATAACCGGCAACAGAAAGACCTACGGAATAAATATTGTCGGAGGGGTAAGAAGAGACATCACGGAGGATAAAAAGGAAAAAACGCTGAAACTTCTGGACATGGTTGAAAAAGAGAGCAGGGAAGTACTTGATAACATCGCTGAGATGAAGGAGCTCAGAGAAAGGATGGAGGGTGTCGGAGTTCTACCGAAGAAAGAGGCCAGGGAGATAGGTGTGGTCGGTCCCATGGCCAGGAGCTCTGGGATTGATACTGATGTAAGGCGAGACCATCCCTACGCGGCTTACAAGGACTTGGACTTCAAAGTCCCGGTTTACAAAGAAGGGGACGTTTTTGCAAGGTTCCTCGTAAGATACGAAGAAATTTTTGAGAGCTTCAATATGATAAGACAGGCCCTGGAAAATATGCCTCCAGGAGAACTGATAAATGACGAATATGAGATTCCTCCATTCAAACTCGGTATCGGAGTCACTGAAGCTCCACGTGGGGAGAACATCCACGCCGTGATAACATGGGGAGAGAACATGATTTACCGCTGGCATCCAAGAGCTGCAACCTATAACAACCTCCCGGCGGTTCCTATAATGCTCAGAGGGAATGACGTTGCAGATGCTCCCCTAATAATAGCCAGCATAGACCCATGCTTCTCCTGTACAGACCACGTCTCAATAATTGATTCTGAAAGCGGGAAGATTCTGTGGAGAGGGCCGCTTAAGGAGGGCGTGAGGAGGGTCTGA
- a CDS encoding 4Fe-4S dicluster domain-containing protein: protein MRVVHLFIGRCIFCGRCQDVCPVGAIKLTTQFELATSDHDELHQIVELQMARCSECGKSFDTYRHLIASLEKIHPWERKNLLLCPECRAKKTSEWRVWG from the coding sequence ATCAGAGTTGTCCATCTTTTCATTGGGAGATGTATATTCTGTGGTCGTTGCCAAGACGTATGTCCCGTGGGTGCGATAAAGCTAACCACACAATTCGAGCTTGCTACATCAGATCATGACGAACTGCACCAGATTGTGGAACTACAGATGGCCCGCTGCAGTGAGTGCGGAAAGTCCTTCGACACATATAGGCATCTGATAGCTTCTCTCGAAAAAATACACCCTTGGGAAAGAAAGAATCTCCTTCTGTGCCCTGAGTGTAGAGCGAAAAAAACGTCTGAGTGGAGGGTGTGGGGGTGA
- a CDS encoding CooT family nickel-binding protein, producing the protein MCESKAVVVENGKEEIIMEDVAFLYFKEGKPVIRDILGREMLLEDYELDSIDFLRHIMRFKLRR; encoded by the coding sequence ATGTGTGAGTCAAAAGCCGTTGTTGTGGAAAATGGAAAGGAAGAAATCATAATGGAGGACGTGGCGTTTTTGTATTTTAAGGAAGGAAAGCCAGTGATAAGAGACATTCTCGGTAGAGAGATGCTACTCGAAGACTATGAGCTGGACAGCATTGATTTTCTGAGGCACATCATGAGGTTTAAACTCAGGAGGTGA
- a CDS encoding NADH-quinone oxidoreductase subunit B family protein, giving the protein MVKNSLWVFHLNSGSCNGCDIEILNIFAPRNDVERLGIKLVGSPRHADAIAFTGPITRECLPKVIDALKAVPEPKVVLAIGACACGGGIWYDTYSVIGGVKELYRILKEEYNMEPPATVFIPGCPPKPEAIIYGVAVASGMLESKQKKTVYVEPEESVANEKLMIAELISETEKTRHFMPGIVIRGVEDEP; this is encoded by the coding sequence ATGGTAAAAAATAGTCTATGGGTTTTTCATCTCAACTCCGGCTCGTGTAACGGCTGTGATATAGAGATCCTAAATATCTTTGCACCACGAAACGATGTTGAAAGACTCGGGATAAAGCTCGTTGGCTCTCCCAGACATGCAGACGCCATAGCATTTACCGGACCAATTACAAGGGAGTGTCTGCCAAAGGTTATTGACGCTCTGAAAGCGGTTCCGGAGCCAAAAGTGGTTCTGGCCATAGGAGCGTGCGCCTGTGGAGGGGGCATATGGTATGATACTTACTCCGTAATAGGTGGTGTTAAAGAGCTCTACAGGATTCTAAAAGAAGAATACAACATGGAGCCTCCCGCGACGGTTTTTATACCTGGCTGTCCCCCAAAGCCAGAGGCCATAATCTACGGTGTGGCTGTTGCTAGTGGGATGCTAGAGTCAAAACAGAAGAAGACTGTCTATGTCGAGCCGGAGGAATCTGTGGCAAATGAGAAGCTAATGATCGCCGAGCTCATAAGTGAAACAGAAAAGACGAGGCACTTTATGCCGGGAATTGTCATCAGGGGGGTTGAGGATGAGCCTTGA